The following coding sequences are from one Elusimicrobium minutum Pei191 window:
- a CDS encoding BatD family protein, whose translation MRIKFLLPAVLMFFCVFANAQIRVAASVNETVMEVGEEYYLTITVTGPPNDTFAPALPSMPNFNVYYGGLNIASAVDESGSYVPELHYNYRIIPRFPGKAEIGPVKIEYLGKEYTSEPININVYRTGEAAGKEPPKQAETKKAASSRPVVPRVSGQEKSAPDIPKQQSYDDVFLLAKTDKKEAYVGEQITLTTTFYSSYSLEGSSLYYAPAIEGFTKEEMDGDVGKTMLAGQEYLYNTVETALFGVSPGIGTVGPSRVEYTASKSRGMPKLDSLLGRILEPGSVKSVPLEIGIKPLPMQGRDKTFTGAVGEKYSITASLDRDNIEVGEAATLTLTVRGVGNLKMVSPPLIPEIEGFKSYEAAGNSNVAPVKGVVQGMKTFKTVLVATAPGEFTVPSIAFSFFSPTNEKYVKVNSEPLKIKVIPSTGGVDNVISYGGAAQGPSAKAYLTDINYIKQNAWVNKFNLLLFFNDLGRFNLIPVLIGAIILFIKMLSKSGLLDNPVIKAKAAVKGANDVETLSLAVTRFVKDKTGFSMGSMTTKNLVAALSSKYNVSALTLQTLEDVLNQLNAFRFAPAGTVNALEFDNVKQKTLQVLKNLEREIK comes from the coding sequence ATGAGAATAAAATTTTTACTTCCCGCGGTTTTAATGTTTTTCTGCGTTTTCGCAAATGCGCAAATAAGGGTTGCCGCTTCCGTAAATGAAACCGTTATGGAAGTGGGGGAAGAATATTATCTTACAATTACCGTAACCGGCCCACCTAACGACACTTTTGCCCCCGCTCTGCCCTCAATGCCAAATTTTAATGTTTATTACGGCGGCCTTAACATAGCCAGCGCTGTTGACGAAAGCGGCTCTTATGTGCCGGAACTTCACTATAATTACCGCATAATACCCAGGTTCCCGGGCAAGGCGGAAATAGGCCCCGTTAAAATTGAATATTTGGGTAAAGAATATACTTCCGAACCTATTAACATTAACGTTTACAGAACGGGTGAGGCCGCCGGTAAAGAGCCGCCCAAACAAGCGGAAACAAAAAAAGCAGCTTCTTCAAGACCTGTTGTACCCCGCGTTTCCGGGCAAGAAAAGAGCGCTCCCGATATTCCCAAACAACAAAGTTATGACGATGTTTTTTTGCTTGCCAAAACGGATAAAAAAGAAGCCTATGTGGGTGAGCAAATTACATTAACCACTACTTTTTACAGTTCCTATTCTTTGGAAGGGTCCTCTCTTTATTACGCGCCCGCTATTGAGGGGTTTACAAAAGAGGAAATGGACGGCGACGTGGGCAAAACAATGTTAGCCGGGCAGGAGTACCTTTATAATACCGTGGAAACAGCGCTTTTCGGCGTTTCCCCCGGGATAGGTACGGTAGGGCCTTCAAGGGTAGAATATACCGCGTCCAAAAGCAGGGGAATGCCTAAACTTGACAGCCTTTTGGGCAGGATTTTAGAGCCTGGCTCCGTAAAAAGCGTGCCTTTGGAAATAGGTATAAAACCGCTTCCCATGCAGGGCAGGGATAAAACTTTTACCGGGGCTGTGGGGGAAAAGTATTCAATAACCGCCTCCTTAGACCGTGATAATATTGAAGTAGGCGAAGCCGCCACTCTTACTTTAACCGTAAGGGGAGTGGGAAATTTAAAAATGGTGTCGCCTCCGCTAATTCCGGAAATAGAAGGCTTTAAATCTTACGAAGCGGCAGGTAATTCAAACGTGGCACCGGTTAAAGGCGTTGTGCAGGGTATGAAAACATTTAAAACCGTTTTAGTAGCTACCGCGCCCGGTGAATTTACTGTGCCTTCCATCGCTTTTTCCTTCTTCAGCCCTACAAATGAGAAATACGTAAAAGTAAATTCGGAGCCTTTAAAAATAAAGGTTATTCCTTCAACCGGAGGGGTGGATAATGTTATTTCTTACGGCGGGGCGGCGCAGGGCCCGTCCGCAAAAGCATATTTAACGGATATAAACTACATAAAGCAAAACGCTTGGGTAAATAAATTTAACCTGCTCCTTTTCTTTAACGATTTGGGCCGTTTTAACCTTATTCCCGTACTTATAGGGGCTATAATTTTGTTTATTAAAATGCTTTCCAAAAGCGGACTTTTAGACAACCCTGTAATAAAGGCTAAAGCGGCGGTAAAAGGCGCTAACGACGTTGAAACCCTGTCTTTGGCGGTAACCCGGTTTGTTAAAGACAAGACGGGGTTTTCCATGGGGAGCATGACAACCAAAAATCTTGTGGCTGCTCTTTCTTCCAAATACAATGTTTCCGCGCTTACCCTACAAACGCTTGAGGATGTTTTAAACCAGCTTAACGCGTTTAGGTTCGCTCCCGCGGGCACGGTAAACGCTTTAGAGTTTGATAACGTTAAACAAAAAACTTTACAAGTTTTAAAAAATTTGGAGCGTGAGATAAAATGA
- a CDS encoding tetratricopeptide repeat protein, which produces MKKILTVLLFLAPLFVFADIQIQKADEYYNKGRFDLALKEYKSALNGRQNNAYLYYNIGNSYFKLGSLGRALAYYDKAFELNPRDSFIRQNFSFALERSGQSLVPPGLPEVLHKVFFFLSKSELRGLFFITVWLFLTAFSYFLLKRKGKKVLYITAALCLLSGIWYGFTWYGSNYERAVIVDFAGQLRSGPGDGFEISATLPEGYFVSVEDVKDDWVLIKPVQQNAISGWINEENIIKIDNI; this is translated from the coding sequence ATGAAAAAAATATTAACGGTTTTATTGTTTTTAGCTCCTTTATTTGTTTTTGCCGATATACAAATACAAAAAGCCGATGAATATTACAATAAAGGCCGGTTTGACCTTGCCTTAAAAGAATATAAAAGCGCGCTTAACGGCAGGCAAAATAACGCTTATCTTTACTATAATATAGGTAACAGTTATTTTAAACTGGGTTCTTTGGGAAGGGCTTTAGCCTATTATGACAAAGCTTTTGAGCTTAACCCCAGAGATTCTTTTATAAGGCAAAACTTTAGTTTTGCGCTTGAACGCAGCGGGCAAAGCCTTGTTCCCCCGGGACTGCCGGAAGTTTTACATAAAGTCTTTTTCTTTTTATCAAAAAGTGAGCTTAGGGGGCTGTTTTTTATAACAGTTTGGCTTTTTTTAACCGCTTTTTCATATTTCTTGTTAAAAAGGAAAGGCAAAAAAGTTTTATATATAACCGCGGCTCTTTGCTTGTTAAGCGGAATTTGGTATGGTTTTACCTGGTACGGCAGTAATTATGAAAGGGCCGTGATAGTTGACTTTGCCGGGCAGTTAAGAAGCGGCCCCGGAGATGGTTTTGAAATAAGCGCTACTTTGCCGGAAGGGTATTTTGTTTCGGTCGAAGATGTTAAAGACGACTGGGTTCTTATAAAACCTGTACAGCAAAACGCTATCAGCGGCTGGATTAATGAAGAAAATATAATTAAGATAGACAATATATAG
- a CDS encoding vWA domain-containing protein gives MSLFRNPFVLLLMPLCIFLIVGFWHLGNKRKKRFLNQVFSENILSKIKLPFSKNAALLKDVLLFAGLIFIFIALAGPQWGVEKINVTAQSSHSVIAVDVSDSMKARDLKPTRLENAKTMLKMLISAKGEQRTGIVAFTSKAYTQCPITNDVEALKYFVNQLRPEMLNAKGTALAPAVQRAAEMLSKYPGKKALILLTDGEDHEPEQIEEAIKTAQKEGIKIIAVGIGTEEGEPIPEKIEGGRVLEYKKDADGKTVITKLDEKSLKELASKTGGVYIKYKNAQTVAAQIAQVLEDLDKNTRDINVSSGFKNRYQIPLALGILLVFASLIIPLKKVR, from the coding sequence ATGTCTCTTTTCAGAAATCCTTTTGTGTTGCTGCTAATGCCCCTGTGTATTTTTTTGATAGTGGGTTTTTGGCATTTGGGAAATAAAAGGAAAAAACGGTTTCTAAACCAGGTTTTCAGCGAAAACATTTTATCTAAAATAAAGCTGCCTTTTAGTAAAAACGCCGCATTGTTAAAAGATGTTTTACTTTTTGCGGGCCTAATTTTTATATTTATAGCGCTTGCAGGGCCGCAATGGGGGGTTGAAAAAATAAACGTAACGGCGCAGTCTTCCCACAGCGTTATAGCGGTGGACGTATCCGACTCCATGAAAGCACGGGATTTGAAACCCACAAGGTTGGAAAACGCCAAAACAATGCTTAAAATGTTAATAAGCGCTAAGGGCGAACAAAGAACGGGCATAGTGGCTTTTACTTCAAAGGCCTACACACAGTGTCCTATTACTAACGACGTTGAGGCTTTGAAATATTTTGTAAACCAACTGCGCCCGGAAATGCTTAACGCCAAGGGCACGGCGCTGGCACCCGCCGTGCAAAGAGCGGCGGAAATGCTTTCAAAGTACCCCGGCAAAAAGGCATTAATTTTACTTACCGACGGTGAGGACCACGAGCCCGAACAAATTGAAGAAGCCATTAAAACAGCCCAAAAAGAAGGAATTAAAATTATTGCCGTTGGTATCGGTACGGAAGAGGGGGAGCCTATCCCCGAAAAAATTGAAGGCGGGCGTGTGCTTGAATATAAAAAAGACGCGGACGGTAAAACTGTTATAACAAAACTTGATGAAAAAAGTTTAAAAGAACTGGCCTCCAAAACGGGCGGAGTTTATATAAAATACAAAAACGCGCAAACGGTCGCGGCGCAGATAGCGCAGGTTTTAGAGGATTTGGATAAGAATACAAGAGACATAAACGTAAGCAGCGGTTTTAAAAACAGATATCAAATTCCTCTTGCTTTAGGCATATTATTGGTATTTGCAAGTTTAATCATTCCTTTAAAAAAGGTAAGATAA
- a CDS encoding tetratricopeptide repeat protein, with the protein MKKAVLLLALFLLASDVFSASAKDLLIKGGKEYGRAKYGAALDTYKQAAKKDGSAAEPVYNMGAAYYKLKDYENSVKMYESSAKYEGWLKQNSYFNLGNAYFRSGKQEEAKAAYKQAILINPQDKEAIHNLQILLQNNKEDKNSENKKEEENKDPENKDSQGNSESKQDQMSQGDAKRLMQMAKEQEQKDRNRNQQKYGAAGGGVIKDW; encoded by the coding sequence ATGAAAAAAGCGGTTTTATTACTGGCGTTATTTTTACTTGCTTCCGACGTTTTCTCGGCAAGCGCCAAAGACTTGCTTATAAAAGGCGGCAAAGAATACGGGCGCGCCAAATACGGCGCCGCTTTAGACACTTATAAACAGGCCGCTAAAAAAGACGGGAGCGCCGCGGAGCCTGTTTACAATATGGGCGCCGCTTACTATAAACTTAAAGATTACGAAAATTCGGTAAAGATGTATGAATCCTCAGCTAAATATGAGGGCTGGTTAAAACAAAACTCCTATTTTAACTTAGGTAACGCTTATTTCAGGTCCGGCAAGCAGGAAGAGGCCAAAGCCGCTTATAAACAGGCGATTTTAATTAACCCGCAAGATAAAGAGGCCATACACAATCTGCAAATACTTTTGCAAAATAATAAAGAAGACAAAAATTCCGAAAATAAAAAAGAAGAAGAAAACAAAGATCCTGAAAATAAAGATTCGCAGGGTAATTCAGAAAGCAAACAGGACCAAATGTCGCAGGGCGACGCCAAGCGTCTTATGCAAATGGCTAAGGAACAGGAACAAAAAGACAGAAACAGAAACCAACAGAAATACGGCGCCGCAGGCGGCGGTGTTATAAAAGACTGGTAA
- a CDS encoding D-sedoheptulose-7-phosphate isomerase, with product MFLQTEGDELIETLKWVKENLAAKVEELANVIITCYKNGGKVILMGNGGSAGDAQHIAAEFVGRYKLERGSFPALALNTNTSTITAVGNDYSYDDVFSRQVEGFAQKDDVVIGISTSGNSKNVYKALESAKKKGCYTAAFLGKDGGTIKNIVDLDLTVKSNNTPRVQECHIFMAHSMCDLVDRALYDFVHGKKN from the coding sequence ATGTTTTTACAAACAGAAGGCGACGAACTTATAGAAACCTTAAAGTGGGTTAAAGAAAATTTAGCCGCTAAAGTTGAGGAATTGGCCAACGTAATTATCACATGTTATAAAAACGGCGGCAAGGTTATTTTGATGGGCAACGGTGGCAGCGCCGGCGACGCCCAGCATATAGCGGCTGAGTTTGTGGGCAGATATAAACTTGAAAGAGGCTCCTTTCCCGCGCTTGCCTTAAACACGAATACATCAACAATTACGGCTGTCGGTAACGACTATTCTTATGACGATGTTTTTTCCCGCCAGGTGGAAGGTTTTGCCCAAAAAGACGATGTTGTAATAGGTATTTCAACATCGGGTAACAGTAAAAATGTATATAAAGCCTTAGAGTCTGCCAAAAAGAAGGGCTGTTATACTGCCGCTTTTTTAGGTAAAGACGGCGGAACAATAAAAAATATTGTGGATTTGGATTTAACAGTAAAATCAAACAATACACCGCGCGTGCAGGAATGTCATATTTTTATGGCTCACAGCATGTGTGATTTAGTTGACAGAGCCCTTTACGACTTTGTTCACGGGAAAAAAAATTAA